From Pungitius pungitius chromosome 9, fPunPun2.1, whole genome shotgun sequence, one genomic window encodes:
- the foxe1 gene encoding forkhead box protein E1, producing the protein MPVVKVEKEPQAEHALSSSDPSLQSEEQPRGRRRKRPLQRGKPPYSYIALISMAIANSADRKLTLGGIYKFITERFPFYRDNSKKWQNSIRHNLTLNDCFIKIAREPGRPGKGNYWALDPNAEDMFESGSFLRRRKRFKRCDLSTYTSYVHDAPVFSPLQIARSTAYTNYNNMAVSPAYGQQLTSAYYPSPSPPGFGPGQTRMFSINNLIGHQTPASMLGGQGPDVMQQPGRSFSPEGLPNGSGPCGLAAPAFQSQPCGGSVSSRSAAHPGFNYAGPNGHAHHHPHQGSYGQGQNQGYAATGRLHPSAHGSVEAADHYGRVSPVQLGSFSQYNSAAGPIANTGGYLRHPTYPGNMDRFVSAI; encoded by the coding sequence ATGCCGGTGGTGAAAGTGGAGAAGGAACCTCAAGCCGAGCACGCGTTGTCCTCCTCCGACCCTTCgctgcagtcagaggagcagccCAGAGGCCGGCGGAGGAAGAGACCTCTCCAGCGGGGGAAACCCCCCTACAGCTACATCGCGCTGATTTCCATGGCCATAGCCAACTCCGCCGACCGCAAGCTGACTCTGGGGGGGATCTACAAGTTCATCACAGAGCGCTTCCCCTTCTACAGAGACAATTCCAAAAAATGGCAGAACTCCATCCGTCACAATTTGACCCTCAACGACTGCTTCATCAAGATCGCCAGAGAGCCGGGGCGGCCGGGAAAGGGCAACTACTGGGCCTTGGACCCCAACGCAGAGGACATGTTCGAGAGCGGCAGCTTCTTGAGGCGCAGGAAGAGGTTCAAGCGCTGCGACCTGAGCACGTACACCTCGTATGTCCACGACGCACCAGTGTTCTCCCCCCTCCAGATCGCCAGATCCACCGCGTacaccaactacaacaacatGGCGGTCAGCCCGGCCTACGGGCAGCAGCTGACCTCTGCGTAttacccctctccctcccctcccgggTTCGGACCCGGTCAGACCCGCATGTTCAGCATCAACAACCTCATAGGACACCAGACCCCGGCGAGCATGCTGGGAGGTCAAGGGCCAGACGTGATGCAGCAACCCGGCCGCAGCTTCAGCCCCGAGGGTCTCCCGAACGGGTCGGGCCCCTGCGGCCTGGCGGCCCCGGCTTTCCAGAGCCAACCGTGCGGAGGGTCCGTGTCTTCGCGCTCCGCTGCGCACCCCGGGTTCAATTACGCCGGGCCGAACGGCCACGCGCACCACCATCCGCACCAGGGCTCGTACGGGCAGGGCCAGAACCAGGGGTACGCGGCGACGGGGCGCCTCCACCCCTCAGCCCACGGGTCCGTGGAGGCCGCGGACCATTACGGCAGGGTCTCCCCGGTGCAACTGGGCTCTTTCTCCCAGTATAACAGTGCTGCGGGGCCCATTGCCAACACGGGGGGTTACCTGAGGCACCCGACGTACCCTGGGAATATGGACAGGTTTGTGTCCGCCATCTGA